A window from Pirellulales bacterium encodes these proteins:
- the tssL gene encoding type VI secretion system protein TssL, long form, with protein sequence MIDRAKYLGGQTQDVLVSVDSPAYADVVDPDRNRKTYVIPPGETEAQRLNAIRAARNPLLEAARPLLRAQADMPDKLDSHASELLRQMLEQELRIFLKLCEQANIRRDHMVGARYCLCTALDEAAMQTAWGKGGNSGVEWITNGLATIFHEDRQGGDKVYLLIGRLLAEPQEHRDLLEVIYRILSLGFEGRYRHEADGRRRHDAVRQRLYNEITSQRAPVPVALSPHWQSSVKGKRLSFYDFPVWITVAVLSVTLLGLFGWFKYQLLGHGAEVQKQIADIGRMTPPPAPPALHLKVLLKNEIAAGTVSVDEDARHSNVTFQGDAMFPPGGIAVKKSMAPLIAKIADEIAKVPGKITVLGYTDNIPIRSRRFASNDALSEQRATEVLQMLQADGVPASRLEAIGKGDADPIGDNRTANGRAQNRRVEIAVAE encoded by the coding sequence ATGATTGACCGTGCGAAATATCTGGGCGGCCAGACGCAGGATGTGTTGGTTTCCGTCGATTCCCCGGCCTACGCGGATGTCGTGGATCCCGATCGGAACAGAAAAACCTATGTCATCCCCCCAGGCGAAACGGAGGCGCAGCGGCTGAATGCCATTCGAGCGGCGCGAAATCCGCTGCTCGAGGCGGCACGTCCTCTATTGAGAGCGCAAGCCGACATGCCCGACAAGCTGGACAGTCACGCCAGTGAACTGCTTCGGCAAATGCTCGAACAAGAACTCCGCATCTTCCTCAAACTCTGCGAGCAAGCCAACATCCGCCGCGACCACATGGTCGGCGCCCGCTACTGCTTATGCACGGCCCTCGACGAAGCCGCGATGCAGACCGCGTGGGGCAAAGGCGGCAATAGCGGCGTCGAATGGATCACCAACGGGCTCGCGACGATTTTCCACGAAGACCGCCAGGGCGGCGACAAGGTCTACCTGCTGATTGGCCGGCTCCTCGCGGAGCCCCAGGAGCATCGCGATCTGCTGGAAGTCATTTACCGGATCCTCAGCCTCGGCTTCGAGGGCCGCTACCGGCACGAAGCCGATGGCCGGCGCAGGCATGACGCCGTGCGTCAACGCCTCTACAACGAAATCACCTCGCAGCGAGCGCCGGTTCCCGTGGCACTGTCGCCGCACTGGCAATCCAGCGTGAAAGGCAAACGGCTGTCGTTCTACGACTTTCCGGTGTGGATCACGGTTGCCGTGCTGTCGGTCACCCTGCTCGGCCTCTTCGGGTGGTTCAAGTATCAACTGCTCGGCCACGGCGCCGAAGTCCAGAAGCAGATCGCCGACATCGGACGCATGACGCCGCCCCCTGCTCCGCCGGCGCTGCATCTGAAAGTGCTGCTCAAGAACGAGATCGCGGCCGGCACGGTCAGCGTCGATGAAGATGCGCGCCACAGCAATGTCACGTTTCAAGGCGACGCGATGTTCCCGCCCGGCGGTATTGCGGTCAAGAAGTCGATGGCGCCGTTGATCGCAAAGATCGCCGACGAAATCGCGAAGGTGCCAGGCAAGATCACGGTGCTGGGCTACACGGACAACATTCCGATCCGCAGCAGGCGGTTCGCGTCGAACGACGCGCTATCAGAACAGCGCGCCACCGAAGTCCTGCAGATGCTGCAGGCCGATGGCGTGCCTGCCAGCCGGCTCGAAGCTATCGGCAAGGGCGACGCTGATCCCATCGGGGACAACCGCACGGCTAACGGACGCGCACAAAACCGGCGTGTCGAGATTGCGGTCGCAGAGTAA